In Streptomyces sp. NBC_00483, a single window of DNA contains:
- a CDS encoding SPFH domain-containing protein — MSETDGGARAARLIRNESTTEIPVHLLFRDDPDPVAVPLRPAVVTKAQVERASATAPGRTLRPAPARTPSRPAPSVDPDLEERAGRALPGAFGVFGGAVGAAGAAAALGWAGVLPRIMTDLAHLDGYAGAGFGPAQWAALAGSGALALFGVGGLARGRTGGAWVLTRFGRYRGSVRRAGLLWLNPLLVRRRVDLRLRHWRSEPMPAVDTNGEALRVVVLVAWRIKDTARATLGTEDHETYLRECVEAGLARVLSRLPAVVGDRDAPVLRNAEALGDLLTRRLAEDAEPVGIEVFSAQPTRIEYEPEVAAAMRRRRIAALDARRRDTVLTTVVDSVEDTVTRLTARGLVDLDDYERKLLVKDLTVAFYTGRGE; from the coding sequence ATGAGCGAAACCGACGGAGGGGCGCGCGCCGCGCGGCTCATCCGCAACGAGTCCACCACCGAGATCCCGGTCCACCTCCTCTTCCGCGACGACCCGGACCCGGTGGCCGTGCCGCTGCGGCCCGCGGTGGTCACCAAGGCCCAGGTCGAGCGCGCGAGCGCGACGGCCCCTGGCCGGACACTCCGTCCCGCCCCGGCCCGCACCCCGAGCCGGCCCGCACCCTCCGTCGACCCCGACCTGGAGGAGCGGGCCGGGCGGGCGCTGCCCGGCGCCTTCGGGGTGTTCGGCGGGGCGGTGGGCGCGGCCGGGGCCGCGGCCGCGCTCGGCTGGGCGGGGGTGCTGCCCCGGATCATGACCGACCTCGCCCACCTCGACGGATACGCGGGCGCCGGGTTCGGGCCCGCGCAGTGGGCGGCGCTCGCCGGGTCCGGCGCGCTCGCCCTGTTCGGCGTCGGCGGGCTCGCGCGCGGGCGGACCGGCGGGGCCTGGGTGCTCACGCGCTTCGGCCGGTACCGGGGGAGCGTGCGCAGGGCGGGGCTGCTGTGGCTGAACCCGCTGCTCGTGCGCCGCCGGGTCGACCTGCGGCTGCGGCACTGGCGCAGCGAGCCGATGCCGGCGGTCGACACCAATGGCGAGGCGCTGCGCGTCGTCGTGCTCGTCGCCTGGCGGATCAAGGACACGGCGCGGGCGACGCTCGGGACCGAGGACCACGAGACGTATCTGCGCGAGTGCGTGGAGGCGGGCCTCGCGCGGGTGCTGTCCCGGCTGCCCGCCGTGGTCGGCGACCGGGACGCGCCCGTGCTGCGCAACGCGGAGGCCCTGGGAGATCTGCTCACCCGGCGCCTCGCCGAGGACGCGGAACCGGTCGGCATCGAGGTGTTCTCGGCGCAGCCCACGCGGATCGAGTACGAGCCGGAGGTGGCCGCCGCGATGCGGCGCCGCCGGATCGCGGCACTCGACGCGCGGCGCCGGGACACCGTCCTCACCACGGTCGTGGACTCGGTGGAGGACACCGTGACGCGGCTGACCGCGCGGGGTCTCGTCGATCTCGACGACTACGAGCGCAAGTTGCTCGTGAAGGACCTGACGGTCGCGTTCTACACAGGTCGAGGAGAGTGA
- a CDS encoding peptidoglycan-binding protein, translating into MGAPVFEDVDPAEDCDCAGCAEWRRAVPHPVRTKVGARHALVLAAAAGTVIGGLQTTPAAAAEHHEARPLTPPPGDGVDTAPQGGTGPLHGAPAPAAGSVSMVQSTTLRKTSRAAILDRARKWVEAKVPYNMNKYWKDGYRQDCSGFVSMAWGLPGNEWTGSLAQYGTRITKSQLQPGDMLLFHNPADPEKGSHVTIFGGWTDASHTRYIAYEQTKPGTRVQSTPYAYWSHSSSYVAFRYRAVTDGSSGSSASSTKFPGAKYFGPGKNNAHVTRLGKMLVERGGKRFYKVGPGPRWSEADRKATRAFQRAQGWRGAAADGIPGPTTWAYLTTGQGRSIPSAGSGGAERAPSSSGFPGKAKFRPGAENSDVTRLGKQLVKKGFGKFYRQGPGPRWSEADRRNVEAFQRAQGWRGKAADGYPGPETWRRLFS; encoded by the coding sequence ATGGGCGCCCCGGTCTTCGAGGACGTCGACCCGGCCGAGGACTGCGACTGCGCGGGCTGCGCCGAGTGGCGGCGCGCGGTGCCGCACCCGGTGCGCACCAAGGTGGGCGCCCGCCACGCCCTCGTCCTCGCCGCCGCCGCGGGCACCGTCATCGGCGGCCTCCAGACCACTCCGGCGGCCGCGGCCGAACACCACGAGGCCAGACCACTGACCCCGCCCCCCGGCGACGGGGTCGACACGGCGCCGCAGGGTGGGACCGGGCCGCTGCACGGAGCGCCCGCCCCGGCCGCCGGCTCCGTTTCGATGGTCCAGTCCACGACCCTGCGCAAGACCTCCCGGGCCGCGATCCTCGACCGCGCCAGGAAGTGGGTCGAGGCCAAGGTCCCGTACAACATGAACAAGTACTGGAAGGACGGCTACCGCCAGGACTGCTCCGGCTTCGTCTCCATGGCGTGGGGCCTGCCCGGCAACGAGTGGACCGGGAGCCTCGCCCAGTACGGCACCCGGATCACCAAGTCGCAGCTGCAGCCCGGAGACATGCTGCTCTTCCACAACCCGGCCGACCCGGAAAAGGGCTCGCACGTCACGATCTTCGGCGGCTGGACGGACGCGTCCCACACCCGGTACATCGCATACGAGCAGACCAAGCCCGGCACGCGGGTGCAGTCCACCCCGTACGCGTACTGGAGCCACTCGAGCAGCTACGTCGCGTTCCGGTACCGGGCCGTCACGGACGGCAGTTCAGGATCGAGCGCGTCGTCGACGAAGTTCCCCGGCGCCAAGTACTTCGGCCCCGGCAAGAACAACGCGCACGTGACACGGCTCGGCAAGATGCTCGTCGAGCGGGGCGGCAAGCGGTTCTACAAGGTCGGGCCAGGGCCGCGGTGGAGCGAGGCCGACCGCAAGGCCACGCGCGCGTTCCAGCGCGCGCAGGGCTGGCGCGGCGCGGCGGCCGACGGCATCCCGGGCCCCACGACCTGGGCGTATCTGACGACCGGGCAAGGGCGGAGCATCCCGTCCGCCGGCAGCGGCGGCGCCGAGCGGGCCCCGTCCTCCTCCGGTTTCCCCGGCAAGGCGAAGTTCCGCCCCGGCGCGGAGAACTCCGACGTCACGCGGCTCGGCAAGCAGCTCGTGAAGAAAGGATTCGGCAAGTTCTACCGCCAGGGCCCCGGGCCGCGCTGGAGCGAGGCGGACCGGCGCAATGTCGAGGCCTTCCAGCGGGCCCAGGGCTGGCGGGGCAAGGCGGCCGACGGCTACCCGGGCCCCGAGACCTGGCGTCGGCTGTTCTCATGA
- a CDS encoding glycosyltransferase family 2 protein → MTSTPTGARPEFDPSETTQLRVPPHRTGGFRRIRKSLPRYDYEHYSRLAGPLTQPDPNQPYKVRYRSLLSQEPHRIRAALMLGAAPLLSLVLLFWLMQPTHWTERDYPAYDFLPALDIVMLVSIGLIEFFRCMNVLSNAHATLVARDPIPVVPETGTRVAFLTSFVPGKEPLEMVTKTLEAAVKLRHRGLLHVWLLDEGDDPEVKEVCERLGVHHFSRKGVAKWNQPKGPHRAKTKHGNYNAWLDAHGSDYDFFASVDTDHVPMPNYLERMLGFFRDPDVGFVIGPQVYGNYDNFITKAAESQQFLFHALIQRAGNRYGSPMFVGTSNAVRISALKQIGGLYDSITEDMATGFEIHRHRNPSTGKKWRSVYTPDVLAVGEGPSAWTDFFTQQMRWSRGTYETILKQYWKGFFTLPPSKLFNYTMMIIFYPMAAMNWILAALSCALFLGLGASGVNIDPTIWLMLYGNASALQIGLYIWNRRHNVSPHEPEGSGGVAGMVMSALSAPLYAKALFDAVLRRKSKFVVTPKGDSASPDRWFGTFRYHWYFILIFGGSIGAGFYFGHSHPAMITWACFALLITAAPMFAWRYMLRQDKKKPKPPAQAPQPERPEQPAPAPRAHTAPQHKPSWAAQPSGRSDVVNWGKDQTAQISLGGHNK, encoded by the coding sequence ATGACGTCGACGCCGACGGGCGCCCGGCCGGAATTCGACCCGTCCGAGACGACCCAGCTGCGAGTGCCACCGCACCGCACTGGCGGTTTCCGGCGCATCAGAAAATCGTTGCCGCGCTACGACTACGAGCACTACAGCCGGCTCGCCGGGCCACTGACCCAGCCCGATCCGAACCAGCCGTACAAGGTGCGCTACCGCTCACTGCTCTCACAGGAACCGCACAGGATCCGGGCCGCGCTGATGCTGGGCGCGGCCCCGCTGCTCTCCCTGGTCCTGCTGTTCTGGCTGATGCAGCCCACGCACTGGACCGAACGGGACTACCCCGCCTACGACTTCCTGCCCGCACTCGACATCGTGATGCTGGTGTCCATCGGGCTCATCGAGTTCTTCCGCTGCATGAACGTGCTGTCGAACGCACACGCGACACTGGTCGCCCGCGACCCGATCCCGGTCGTGCCGGAGACCGGCACGCGCGTCGCGTTCCTCACCTCGTTCGTGCCCGGCAAGGAGCCGCTCGAGATGGTGACGAAGACCCTGGAGGCGGCAGTGAAGCTGCGCCACCGGGGCCTGCTGCACGTCTGGCTGCTCGACGAGGGCGACGACCCGGAGGTCAAGGAGGTCTGCGAGCGGCTCGGCGTGCACCACTTCTCCCGCAAGGGCGTCGCGAAGTGGAACCAGCCGAAGGGCCCGCACCGCGCCAAGACCAAGCACGGCAACTACAACGCCTGGCTGGACGCGCACGGCTCGGACTACGACTTCTTCGCCTCCGTCGACACCGACCACGTGCCGATGCCCAACTACCTGGAGCGGATGCTCGGCTTCTTCCGCGACCCCGACGTGGGCTTCGTGATCGGCCCTCAGGTCTACGGCAACTACGACAACTTCATCACCAAGGCCGCCGAGTCGCAGCAGTTCCTCTTCCACGCGCTGATCCAGCGTGCGGGCAACCGCTACGGCTCGCCCATGTTCGTCGGCACGTCCAACGCCGTACGCATCAGCGCGCTCAAGCAGATCGGCGGCCTGTACGACTCCATCACGGAGGACATGGCGACCGGCTTCGAGATCCACCGGCACCGCAACCCCTCCACCGGCAAGAAGTGGCGCTCCGTGTACACGCCGGACGTGCTCGCGGTCGGCGAGGGCCCCAGCGCCTGGACGGACTTCTTCACCCAGCAGATGCGCTGGTCGCGCGGTACCTACGAGACGATCCTCAAGCAGTACTGGAAGGGCTTCTTCACGCTCCCGCCGAGCAAGCTCTTCAACTACACGATGATGATCATCTTCTACCCGATGGCGGCCATGAACTGGATCCTGGCGGCGCTGAGTTGTGCGCTGTTCCTGGGTCTCGGCGCCTCGGGTGTGAACATCGACCCGACGATCTGGCTGATGCTGTACGGCAACGCGTCGGCGCTGCAGATCGGCCTGTACATCTGGAACCGCCGGCACAACGTCTCGCCGCACGAGCCGGAGGGCTCCGGCGGTGTGGCCGGCATGGTGATGTCCGCGCTGTCGGCGCCGCTGTACGCGAAGGCGCTCTTCGACGCCGTGCTGCGCCGCAAGAGCAAGTTCGTGGTGACCCCCAAGGGCGATTCGGCAAGCCCCGACCGCTGGTTCGGGACCTTCCGCTACCACTGGTACTTCATCCTCATCTTCGGCGGCTCGATCGGCGCGGGCTTCTACTTCGGCCACTCCCACCCGGCGATGATCACGTGGGCCTGCTTCGCCCTGCTGATCACCGCGGCCCCGATGTTCGCGTGGCGCTACATGCTCCGCCAGGACAAGAAGAAGCCGAAGCCTCCCGCGCAGGCCCCGCAGCCGGAGCGTCCCGAGCAGCCGGCTCCCGCGCCGCGGGCGCACACCGCGCCCCAGCACAAGCCGAGTTGGGCCGCGCAGCCGAGCGGCAGGAGCGACGTGGTCAACTGGGGCAAGGACCAGACCGCGCAGATTTCCCTGGGGGGACATAACAAGTGA
- a CDS encoding kelch motif-containing protein has translation MKDGASRRRARRIVIGTVVVLALAGMNGPWLYRFGSAKYHEYKINKPEYKAENGHWDVIDFPQNMRLNTIHAALLRTGKILLVAGSGNNQKNFDAKKFDTRLYDPVKKSIKKIPTPTDLFCTGHTQLANGNLLIAGGTKRYEKLKGDVTKAGGLMIVHNEDPDAPKTIKAGTVFTGKENGKSFVAKDNITVERAKKVFDKATGRFLRNEPGLGRVYVEAQRSGARYETGTQDNYRVQGLTGQEARNVYGIAQKLALDKKDFQGIRDSYEFDPVAEKYIKVDPMNEARWYPTLTTLSDGKVLSVSGLDEIGQLVPGKNEVYDPKTKKWTYLKDVRQFPTYPALFQMENGKIFYSGANAGYGPDNVGRKPGVWDLTTNKFQKIPGLSDPDRLETANTVELPPAQDQKYMVIGGGGVGESKLSSKKTRLVDLKDPSPKFVDGPTLEKGTRYPQASILPDDSVLVSGGSEDYRGRGDTNILQARLYDTKKNTFKQVADPHVGRNYHSGSLLLPDGRVLFFGSDSLYADKANTKPGTFEQRIEMYTPPYLYRDSRPTLEGGEKTIRRGGSATYKTEHASSIKTARLIRPSASTHVTDVDQTSIALDLKKSADSVSVTVPKSRSLVESGWYMLFVTDDEGTPSKAQWVHVP, from the coding sequence GTGAAAGACGGTGCGAGCCGCCGCCGTGCCCGGCGCATAGTCATCGGCACGGTGGTGGTCCTGGCGCTGGCCGGGATGAACGGACCCTGGCTGTACCGCTTCGGATCGGCCAAGTATCACGAGTACAAGATCAACAAACCGGAGTACAAGGCCGAGAACGGGCACTGGGACGTCATCGATTTCCCCCAGAACATGCGCCTGAACACGATTCACGCGGCGCTGTTGCGCACCGGGAAGATCCTGCTCGTCGCCGGGTCGGGGAACAACCAGAAGAACTTCGACGCGAAGAAGTTCGACACCCGGCTCTACGACCCGGTGAAGAAGTCCATCAAGAAGATTCCCACGCCGACGGACCTGTTCTGCACGGGACATACGCAGCTGGCGAACGGGAATCTGCTGATCGCGGGCGGCACCAAGCGCTACGAGAAGCTGAAGGGTGACGTCACCAAGGCCGGCGGCCTGATGATCGTGCACAACGAGGACCCGGACGCGCCCAAGACCATCAAGGCGGGCACGGTCTTCACCGGCAAGGAGAACGGCAAGTCGTTCGTCGCCAAGGACAACATCACGGTCGAGCGCGCCAAGAAGGTCTTCGACAAGGCGACCGGCCGGTTCCTGCGCAATGAGCCGGGCCTCGGCCGGGTGTACGTGGAGGCGCAGCGCAGCGGCGCCAGGTACGAGACCGGCACCCAGGACAACTACCGGGTGCAGGGGCTGACCGGCCAGGAAGCGCGCAATGTGTACGGCATCGCGCAGAAGCTCGCCCTGGACAAGAAGGACTTCCAGGGGATCAGGGACAGTTACGAGTTCGACCCGGTCGCCGAGAAGTACATCAAGGTCGACCCGATGAACGAGGCGCGCTGGTATCCGACGCTGACCACGCTCTCCGACGGCAAGGTCCTCTCCGTGTCCGGGCTCGACGAGATCGGGCAGCTGGTACCGGGCAAGAACGAGGTGTACGACCCGAAGACGAAGAAGTGGACGTACCTGAAGGACGTCCGCCAGTTCCCGACCTATCCGGCGCTGTTCCAGATGGAGAACGGGAAGATCTTCTACTCGGGCGCGAATGCCGGTTACGGCCCCGACAACGTCGGCCGCAAGCCCGGCGTTTGGGACCTGACGACCAATAAGTTCCAGAAGATTCCCGGGCTTTCGGACCCCGACCGTCTGGAGACGGCCAATACCGTCGAACTGCCGCCCGCGCAGGACCAGAAGTACATGGTGATCGGCGGCGGTGGCGTCGGCGAGTCCAAACTGTCCAGCAAAAAGACCCGGCTCGTCGATCTGAAGGACCCGAGCCCGAAGTTCGTGGACGGTCCGACGCTGGAGAAGGGCACGCGTTATCCGCAGGCCTCGATCCTGCCCGACGACTCGGTCCTCGTCTCGGGCGGCTCGGAGGACTACCGCGGGCGCGGCGACACCAACATCCTCCAGGCCCGGCTGTACGACACGAAGAAGAACACGTTCAAGCAGGTCGCCGACCCGCACGTGGGCCGCAACTACCACTCGGGCTCGCTGCTCCTGCCCGACGGGCGCGTGCTGTTCTTCGGCTCGGACTCGCTCTACGCCGACAAGGCCAACACCAAGCCCGGCACGTTCGAGCAGCGCATCGAGATGTACACGCCGCCGTATCTGTACCGGGACTCGCGGCCGACCCTGGAGGGCGGCGAGAAGACGATCCGGCGCGGCGGTTCGGCGACGTACAAGACAGAGCACGCCTCGTCCATCAAGACGGCCCGGCTGATCCGGCCCAGCGCCTCGACGCATGTGACGGACGTGGACCAGACGTCCATCGCGCTCGATCTGAAGAAGTCGGCCGACTCGGTTTCGGTGACGGTGCCGAAGAGTCGGTCGCTGGTGGAGTCGGGCTGGTACATGCTGTTCGTCACGGATGACGAGGGGACGCCGAGCAAGGCGCAGTGGGTTCACGTGCCCTAG
- a CDS encoding glycoside hydrolase family 6 protein, with amino-acid sequence MYRKLRAGAVAVGAVLLVSACSSGGGDNNEGDESTGPVKQQPKGADPFWVNPDSKAAKAVATLAKDGKDDAAAKVRKIAEQPSGEWLLPENATEQARGYTEAAQKANRDALLVVYNIPHRDCGQYSGGGAADGNAYREFIDQVAAGIEDRPATVILEPDAVQHMVDNCTPEQFHEERYDLLKGAIAKFKSLKDTKVYLDAGNAGWGKPDQIYEPLKWSGIDQADGFSVNVSNFYTTAESVKYGKELSAKVGNKPFVVDTSRNGNGPYTGGAADERWCNPPGRALGEEPTTKTGDPQVKAYLWVKRPGESDGTCKGGPKAGEWWGEYAEKLADG; translated from the coding sequence ATGTACCGGAAACTGAGGGCTGGAGCGGTCGCCGTGGGGGCGGTGCTGCTCGTGTCGGCCTGTTCATCCGGCGGCGGGGACAACAACGAGGGGGACGAGTCGACGGGGCCTGTGAAGCAGCAGCCCAAGGGCGCCGACCCGTTCTGGGTCAACCCCGACAGCAAGGCGGCGAAGGCCGTCGCGACTCTCGCGAAGGACGGCAAGGACGACGCGGCCGCGAAGGTCCGCAAGATCGCCGAACAGCCCAGCGGGGAATGGCTGTTGCCGGAGAACGCGACGGAGCAGGCGCGCGGTTACACCGAGGCCGCCCAGAAGGCGAACCGGGACGCGCTGCTGGTCGTCTACAACATCCCGCACCGCGACTGCGGCCAGTACTCGGGCGGCGGCGCGGCGGACGGCAACGCGTACCGGGAGTTCATCGACCAGGTCGCCGCGGGCATCGAGGACCGCCCCGCGACGGTGATCCTGGAGCCCGACGCGGTGCAGCACATGGTGGACAACTGCACGCCGGAGCAGTTCCACGAGGAGCGCTACGACCTGCTCAAGGGCGCCATCGCGAAGTTCAAGTCCCTGAAGGACACGAAGGTCTACCTCGACGCGGGCAACGCGGGCTGGGGCAAGCCCGACCAGATCTACGAGCCGCTGAAGTGGTCGGGCATCGACCAGGCCGACGGCTTCTCGGTCAACGTGTCGAACTTCTACACCACCGCGGAGTCGGTCAAGTACGGCAAGGAGCTCTCGGCGAAGGTCGGGAACAAGCCGTTCGTGGTCGACACCAGCCGCAACGGCAACGGGCCGTACACGGGCGGCGCCGCGGACGAGCGCTGGTGCAACCCGCCGGGCCGCGCCCTCGGTGAGGAACCGACCACCAAGACCGGCGACCCCCAGGTGAAGGCCTACCTGTGGGTCAAACGCCCGGGCGAATCCGACGGCACCTGCAAGGGCGGCCCGAAGGCGGGCGAATGGTGGGGTGAATACGCCGAGAAGCTGGCGGATGGGTAG